DNA sequence from the Staphylococcus epidermidis genome:
TTTTATTTTTTCAGCATTAGAAATCGTTTTTGTACGTTTACGTTGTTTCTTTTGTCTTGTTTTAAATAATTCTCTTTCTGTGATGACTACCAACTGCATATAAGGTAATTCAAAGCCTTCAGAAAGACTACCTTCCGTCACTACAACTTGACCACCATCAATATCTTCGTGAATATTTGATACTGTTGGAATATGCATTTCATTAAGCATTGATTGAATACGTTCAACTTTTGTTTCAGTTTCAACAAGAACTACGACAGTGTAATCTTGATGCACGTATCTTTGAAATTCCGAGCGCATAATGTCATATTGACCATAAAATTGTTGAACTGGTTTACAAGAGAACTTAATAATATGTTGTAATGGTACTTGCATCGAAGATGTAAATAATGTGAAATATGCAACGGCATGTTGCTCTAATAATGCGTCAAAACTTTCATACTTCATAAATCCTTGTCCGATAAATCCATTTCCACTCTCAATTAAGTTACTCATAAAATCTTCAACTTCTGTTGTAAGTGTTTCTTCTGTTTCCTTAATACGATTAAACTCATCAACTACAATAATCGCGTTTTTTTGAAAATAGTCAATAAGGGTTGATGGTTTTTCATACATAAATGAAACAAGACGTCGTAACAATTGATGATCGAAAAAGGTAGATTCAAACAACTTAAAACTTTCATATGTCTCTTTTAAATCATTACGTACGGACTTTTCAATTTTAGGGCGTGTATATTCATATGCTTTTTTAAGTTCATTTTGTAAGTGTTGTATCACTTCATCAGTAATAATGTAGTCACTAGCTGTTGTGATTTCAACTTGATTTATATTATCGTTAGAACGTTGTGTTTCTACATCAAAGTCTCTGATGGAATCAACTTCAGTATCAAATAGCTCTATTCTCACAGGTGTTCCTATCAACGGATATATATCTATGATTCCACCACGCAATGAAAACTCACCAATATGTGACACTACACTTTCTCGGCGATAACCCATATTAACTAATTTATTTAAGAATGCATCAACATCAATATCCTGACCTACTTTAAGCGTCATTTGATGATCTTTCCATAAATCAACCGGTGTTAGCCATTTTTTAAAGCCGTTTAAAGGCACAATAAATAACCCTTTTTCGCCTTGGGCTAACGCAGTCAACGTTCTAACACGCTCACTCATCAATTGTGGACTTTGAGTAGAAAACTCTTCAGTCATTATATCTTGAACAGGATATTTATAAACTTCTGAGTCATCTACATATTGTAAAATGTCAGTTTCGATTTTATCTGCTTGGTATAAATTATTAGTTACGAGTAGCATTTGTTTATGATCTTTTAAATATTTTTCAGCAATAATTGTTGCCTTCGCTGACGGGGATAATCCCGTAACTAAAATATTCTCTTGGCCGAAGACTTCATCTAATTCTTGAAAACGATTATCTTCGCTAATGTAATTTGCAATCATTGATTTCACTTGACTTCACCATTAAATTCATTCATAACATGATCAAAACGAGAACTTTCAATAAAAGATTCTACAGCTCTTGCAGAATGTTCAATTACCTTTTCCATAATGATCATTTCTTCTTTTGAAAATTTTTGTAAAACATAGTCCGGAACAGACATCCCATTTGTTGGACGGCCAACACCAATTCGAATACGTTTAAATTGATCTGTACCAAGCATTTTAATTATCGATTTCATACCATTATGACCGCCTGCACTCCCCTTTTGGCGCAGACGCACTTGTCCTTGTTCTAAATCTAAATCGTCATATAAAACGATCAAATCTTCAACATCGACATTATAATAATCCATTAAAGGGGCTACAGCTTGACCAGATAAGTTCATCATGGTCATTGGCTCAATAAATAATACTTTTTCGCCGTTTAAACGTTCAATAGTATATGCACCTTTAAATTTTTGTTTGTCTAAAGTAAATTGGTGGCGTTCTAGAATATCATCGACAACTTCGAAACCAATATTATGTCTTGTTAATTCAAAACGTTTACCAATGTTGCCAAGACCGACAATGCATTTCATTATTGTTACCTCCACTATTAATATTATGTATCTTCACATATTTTCAAATGCTATTGCTGTGTTTATTTTAAAATAAAGGACGTAAAAATGATTGACCACTGATATATGTCAACCTCCTCTAAAACCGTCCTAAATAATTAATCATTCCCTATAATAACACAAAAAGCACTATGCTTATTAACATAAGCACAGTGCTCGCCTTTAAATCTGTAATCTCAACTAATGAGAATACCTACTTAAGAGACACGAAGATTAGTCTTCTTTATTTTCTTCTTCATCGTCTTCTTTGTCTTCACCAACAACTTCTGGTTCTTCAGTTGCTGATTCGCCTTCCATAGCTTCAACTTCTTCTTCAGAAGGTTCATCTGTTGGAGGAACTACTGTTACGATAGAATCTTCTGGATTATTTTCGATTGTGAAATCACCAGAGATTTTAATATCAGAAACTGCTAAGCTGTCATTAACTTGTAATTCACTGATATCTACTTCGATAGTTTCAGGAATATTTTCAGGTGTAGCTGTAACTTCTAAGTTGAATAATGGTTGTTCAACTACGCCGCCTTCTTTAGCACCTACAGCTTCACCAACTAATTGAACTTGTACTTCAACAGTACGTTCTTCACTCATGTTGATTGCTAAAAAGTCAATATGAGTGATTTGGTTTTTTAATGGATCAAATTGATAATCTGAAACCATTACTTTAATTGTTTTAGAACCTACGCCTAAATCAATAACACCATTACGTCCTACTTCACGGATTACTTTGATAAATTCAACTTCATCAACTTTAACTGAAGTATTTTTTGTACCGTAACCATATACAACTGCAGGTACTTTACCTGAGTTTCTTAATTGTTTTAGGTCAGAACGTGTTTGTTTACCTTGACGAATGATTGACTTTAATGAAGCCATTCGTATTTCCACCTTTCGAATTTCGAGGTTTAGACATTGGATACGTCTAACCTGCTCCTCACTTACCCATCAACGTTACTGTTGCTTGTAAGTGTTTATTTGTTCGCAATTCTACGAACGATAGTATTATACATGTTGATGTAGGATACGTCAAATTCAATTGTAAATTTTAGTCAAATAATACACTTACTGATTCTCTTTCGTATACACGAATAATTGCTTTCGCAATTAAACCAGCTACAGAAAGTTCTTTTGTATTATTAGGTTTTCTATTCTCTTCTAATTGAATTGAGTTTGTTACTATAAGTTGCTTGATTGCAGAGTTTTCAATTCGTTCTTTCGCTGGCCCAGAAAGCACTGGATGTGTACAGCAAGCATAGACTTCTTTAGCACCTTTATCTTTTAAAGCTTGAGCAGCTAAAGTAATTGTTCCTGCAGTATCAATAATGTCATCTATAATAATTGCAGTACGTCCTTCAATATCACCCACAATGTTCATAACTTCTGCCACATTCGGTTTCGGACGTCTTTTGTCGATAATTGCAATTGGAGTTTTTAAAATGTCGGCTAATTTACGAGCTCGTGTTACCCCACCATGGTCAGGGGACACAACTACACATTCTTCTGGATTAATATCAGGATCATTCTCAAAGTGTTGTGCAAGGATAGGAACACCCATTAAATGATCAATAGGAATATCGAAGAATCCTTGGATCTGAGGTGCATGTAAGTCTAATGCGATCATACGATTGGCACCTGCTGTTTCGATTAAATTAGCTACTAATTTAGCAGTAATAGGTTCACGACTACGGGCTTTTCTATCTTGTCGAGCGTAACCATAGTATGGTACTACGATGTTAATATTTGCTGCTGACGCGCGTTTACACGCATCAATCATAATAAGTAACTCCATTAAATGAAGATTGACTGGGTATGAAGTTGGTTGAACAATAAAAACATCACAACCACGAATGCTTTCTTCAATATTTATTTGAATTTCTCCATCACTAAAACGTTTTACAGAACATTTACCTAATTCAATCCCTACATGATCTGCTACTTCTTGTGCCAAAGGTTCATTTCCTTTAAGCGAAAAGATCTTCATTGATGAATTCTTATATTCATTATTTAACATTTATAGTCCTCCAATTATTTACTTAGACATTTATATTATATAGAAAATAGCGCTTTTTTACTATGATAGATGTACAATCAAAATTATTACAATTTTATAAATTCATTTAAAACTGCATATACGATAGCAATTCAGGGCAAGAACTATTTTTTTAGGTAGCCCTCTTTATTTACTTGTCTTGCACGCGCTAATGCTAAACTATCTTCAGGGATATTATCTGTAATTGTGGATCCAGCTGCAATAAGAGTATGATTACCTACTGTTACAGGTGCTATAAGGTTCGTATTACATCCTATAAAAGCATCTTTACCTACTATTGTTTTAAATTTGTTAGCGCCGTCATAGTTTACAGTGATAGAACCACATCCGATATTTGTACGCTCACCTATTTCAGCATCTCCAATGTAGCTCAAGTGTGATACTTTAGCACCATCTTTAATATCTGCTTTCTTCACTTCAACAAAGTTTCCTACTTTAACTTCAGAACCTAAATTAGATCCTGGGCGTAGTTGAGCGAAAGGTCCAACTGTTGTGTTCTCTCCAACAATAGAGTCATTGATAACCGATTGTTTTATGTTAGCATTCGAATGAATTGTGCTATTATTAATTTCAGAGTATTGGCCTATCCACACATCTTCTTCAATCGTTGTATGACCTCCGATGCGCACGCCCGGTTCAATAGTTGTATCTATTCCAATTTTCACATCTGTTCCAATAAATGTTGAACTAGGATCAATGATTGTCACACCATTTTCCATATGATAGCGATTGATACGTTGTTGCAAAGCCTTTTCAGCTTCACTTAACATCAAACGATCATTAACACCAATGATTTCATCAAAATCTTCGGTACAATAAACTTCAGCTTTACCTCCGTCTTTTAAAATTAAAGACAAAACATCAGGTAAATAATATTCTCCTTGAGCATTATCATTTTTAACTTGTTCTAACTTCTCAAATAGTACTCGATTATTAAAGGCAAAAATACCTGAACTAATTTCTTTAATCGCACGTTCTGAGTCATTTGCGTCTTTCTCTTCAACAATACGCTCTAATATTCCATTATGATTTCTAATAATTCGTCCATAACCATAAGGATTGATAGTAGAAGCAGATAATACAGTAACATGTGATTGTGTACTTTCATGATGTTCAATAAGTGATTGTAAAGTTTGGTATGTAATAAGTGGTGTATCTCCACATACTACTAGAGTAGTTCCTTCTTTATCTGCTAAATGTTCATGTGCCATTTTCACAGCATGAGCTGTTCCAAGTTGTTTATCCTGAAAACTATATAATGATTGATTACCCAATGTATCTTTCACACTCTCAGCGCCATGACCAATAATAGTTACAATTTGATCAACGCCAGCTTGTTTTACGTTGTTAAGCACATGTTCAACCATTGGTTTGCCAGCAACCTCATGGAGCACTTTATATTTCTTTGATTTCATTCTTGTGCCCTTACCTGCTGCCAGAATAATCGCATGTCTTTGCATGAATGCTAACCCTCCATTAAAATTTACACTTCATAGTTATTATAGTTGAATAACAAAGAGAGTTTCAACTTATAAAAGGTTTTGTTAATCATTCATTAAAGGTTTGATAATTTTAGAAATTCAAATAAGTTGTTATGCTTTAATAAGGAAAACGAGGTCATCAAACCCAACAGTTACATTACATATTCAACCTCTTTATTAATCATTGGTATTTTATTTCAGTGTCTAAATCATCATATTATCAATCATAATTATGACGATAAAGTTATAATCATACAGACATATTAATTACGTCTATCATAAGTAAATTTTTATAGATGAATTGTTGTCAGAGAAACATATCAGTATTTTACTTCTATAATTCTTATTTATCGTTAAATGTTTATTTCGTTTTCGTTTATGGAAATACAAAGTACATTAAAAATAACGGAGGGACTACAACTTCAATAAG
Encoded proteins:
- the pth gene encoding aminoacyl-tRNA hydrolase — protein: MKCIVGLGNIGKRFELTRHNIGFEVVDDILERHQFTLDKQKFKGAYTIERLNGEKVLFIEPMTMMNLSGQAVAPLMDYYNVDVEDLIVLYDDLDLEQGQVRLRQKGSAGGHNGMKSIIKMLGTDQFKRIRIGVGRPTNGMSVPDYVLQKFSKEEMIIMEKVIEHSARAVESFIESSRFDHVMNEFNGEVK
- a CDS encoding 50S ribosomal protein L25/general stress protein Ctc: MASLKSIIRQGKQTRSDLKQLRNSGKVPAVVYGYGTKNTSVKVDEVEFIKVIREVGRNGVIDLGVGSKTIKVMVSDYQFDPLKNQITHIDFLAINMSEERTVEVQVQLVGEAVGAKEGGVVEQPLFNLEVTATPENIPETIEVDISELQVNDSLAVSDIKISGDFTIENNPEDSIVTVVPPTDEPSEEEVEAMEGESATEEPEVVGEDKEDDEEENKED
- a CDS encoding ribose-phosphate diphosphokinase gives rise to the protein MLNNEYKNSSMKIFSLKGNEPLAQEVADHVGIELGKCSVKRFSDGEIQINIEESIRGCDVFIVQPTSYPVNLHLMELLIMIDACKRASAANINIVVPYYGYARQDRKARSREPITAKLVANLIETAGANRMIALDLHAPQIQGFFDIPIDHLMGVPILAQHFENDPDINPEECVVVSPDHGGVTRARKLADILKTPIAIIDKRRPKPNVAEVMNIVGDIEGRTAIIIDDIIDTAGTITLAAQALKDKGAKEVYACCTHPVLSGPAKERIENSAIKQLIVTNSIQLEENRKPNNTKELSVAGLIAKAIIRVYERESVSVLFD
- the glmU gene encoding bifunctional UDP-N-acetylglucosamine diphosphorylase/glucosamine-1-phosphate N-acetyltransferase GlmU, encoding MQRHAIILAAGKGTRMKSKKYKVLHEVAGKPMVEHVLNNVKQAGVDQIVTIIGHGAESVKDTLGNQSLYSFQDKQLGTAHAVKMAHEHLADKEGTTLVVCGDTPLITYQTLQSLIEHHESTQSHVTVLSASTINPYGYGRIIRNHNGILERIVEEKDANDSERAIKEISSGIFAFNNRVLFEKLEQVKNDNAQGEYYLPDVLSLILKDGGKAEVYCTEDFDEIIGVNDRLMLSEAEKALQQRINRYHMENGVTIIDPSSTFIGTDVKIGIDTTIEPGVRIGGHTTIEEDVWIGQYSEINNSTIHSNANIKQSVINDSIVGENTTVGPFAQLRPGSNLGSEVKVGNFVEVKKADIKDGAKVSHLSYIGDAEIGERTNIGCGSITVNYDGANKFKTIVGKDAFIGCNTNLIAPVTVGNHTLIAAGSTITDNIPEDSLALARARQVNKEGYLKK